The following nucleotide sequence is from Oreochromis niloticus isolate F11D_XX linkage group LG9, O_niloticus_UMD_NMBU, whole genome shotgun sequence.
CAACTGGACACCTTTTTGCAATGAGACGAAatgccccctgctggctatGAGAtaaaatgcaggtttaaggcactatgtccatcttttaaatacagtctgaataaatcttttttgtgGGTTTAACGTTTTTCAATTTTTAAGtccaattaaaacaaataaatgcatGTGGTAATGGATACAAATTAAATTTGAGCCAAAGACAACAGGAGGATTAGTGATGCGTGTTAACAGAATAAGTCTGCCTAATATGAATTCTCAGTTCAGACATTATTATTTAACTACATGCTGAGTCATATTTTTGACTCACCTGATAACCTTTTACTGCATCTTGCCAAATTTACAGCTTCAgaggaaacaagcatccttatTTTATCAAAAACATATGAGTAGGGTAACGTTTCACAGAGAGgacttacaaagacaaaaataatcataataataatgaaatgaaattgaattgtcATGTGTTATCTCCATACCACACACATTATGTACCATTAAAATAATGGCATTTTCGGCATTGTGAAATTGTTGACAAGAGACAAAAAAATCTTAAGTGGTGTTTCCTATTTAAATCGTAACACTTGACTCTCTTCTTTACTTGATTTGTCATAGAAACACATATTTAGACATATTTGCCCCTCCCCATTTACAGTATAAACTGACCCATATAAATATTCTAACCTtattctttttgtattttttttaacattatgacCTCAGTTTACAGATTTTTGCACACGGCGGTGCTGTATTTACACTGTACAAAGACAATTTAGCAAAATGTATACAATCTATCATTTTGTAAGCAGTGTTTCAATCATCGCTCGAAGCTTTTTCATTCGTTTCAGTCTTTGACGACCCTGAAGGTTCATGCTTTTAGTTGGCATTTTAATGTCAATGTTTTCACTTGTGCTGTTACTTTGTAAGTTGGAAGAACCGTACAAAAtggtagagaaaaaaaatacttcagacttatttgttctttttttttctccagcagAGAGGGGAGAAGTGTTTAACTAGCTTATTACAGGCACCACAGGTCAGGGCAATGGCAGTGAATAAAGTACAACAGAAGCTCTACAGTATGTCTCGTTTCTGTCTTCCAGTAAATCTCCTCCCATGTGTGCGTGCTTTGTTATATTTAATCACAACAACAAAGCGATGCATGAATATTGCTTTATCTGAATGGTTGCTGGGTGGCCGTACTGTCAGAGATACTATTCTGCAACTGGATGCCTAAAAGCTGAATAAGTGCCCTTGAGCTAAAAACGGACTTGTCTCGTTGAATGTCAGTTATCCTGATGAAAACTTCAGTCAAATGGTCCCCATCTGAGAGAATGCTCAGTGGATTCTGTTTGTCAAGGAGGGCTGAGGATATGTAGTCCACGTATCAACTGTACTGCTAAGCAAACGGTGAAATGTCTTTCTTTTGTATGCGCTTGTCTCTGCGAACAGAGGGAGCTGCAGCGTGGGAatgcaaaagaacaaaaacacccaacaaaacacaaactaactGAGAAATTGAAGTAAAGTTTGAAATGTGTCTATCAGCTGTCAAACGATCATCTCATGCTTCAGCTAACGTACTGACTGAACCAGAAGATTAAAATCAAAGGAATGTACACGGCGTCCCCTCCAGCAGCTGTACAAGCACTTCAGCATTGGAGGGAATTATGGAGCGCCGCTGCCGCTGTTACGTCCTGTATCCTGCTTTTTAAGCGTGTTCCTATTTTCATTTCTGGACTTCACACAAGTCTCCCCACTTCTGTATTTCCACCTGGCTGCTTATCTTCTGAAGTTAGGTGGTCTTCATTCCAACAGCGTTCAGTTTGGTTCAGCTTAGCTCTATTTCGTTCAGTGCAGGCAGGAAACAGGACTTCTTTTATGTACAACAACCAGTCTGGATGCAATCACATTTGTAACAGTGCCAGATTGTTGAaggggtgtgtgtatgtgtgaggaGATTCCAGACTGACACTGAtccacacgactgctgcccaCCTGGTCTGCCTGCATACTAGGCAGAAATACAGTACAGGTCTATGATGCAATCCTCTGCAGACAGCCAGTGTTAGGAAATGATGGCCGGACACCACCGCACCACTGTTAGGTTGTCTGCGCTCACCGAGCGCTTCTTGGCTAGTTTCCTCAAGTCCTTGTACTTGTCATCACACAGCCGTGAGATGGCCTGCAAGTCAAACAAAAGAGCAAGTGAGATGGAGCCGGGGGTGCCTTCTTTCGTTTTAGTTGGAGTGACTACAGAACAtctttgcctgtgtgtgtgtactaaaCATGTAGTGTGTTATGTGTAAGTAGTGGTTACGACACCACAAGTCTGAGATGGGCTGTGCTCACACACCAAACACACTTAGAAGCATTTCAGTGAGAAACTGACAACAATGACCTCTCAGTCACATCAGAGTTTCTCTCTTATTGTCCTGCTCAACTCAGGTGGGAATGGGAATTTTTTCAAAATCACAAAGACACCTGGGTTCACTTTTAGCAATCTTTTAGGtaaactgatttttcttttggggTTATTTTGGGGCATTAAATAACTAGATTAATGTTGAGGAATGGTCTCATCTCCAAATACATTAGTCAACCAATTCCACTGGTCACATGGAGACGGCTCACCTTCAGCCAGCTTGATGTTTAAAACTCTAAAACTAAATGGAATGCAGCCAATTTATAACGCTCGTAAACCTGCTGCAAAAGgtttgtttagtttagtttatgtTTTTGTAATGATCAGAAGCTCGTCAAAATACCAACTACCCGAATTACCTTGGTTTTTCTATTTCACAACGTCCGGCTGAAATAAATTgatacttttctcttttttttcttgtttcaccTGAGCTCCAAAAACATAAACCTATCTCTAGTACTTAAGTGTGCTTCTCACCTCTAGTTTTTGGGCCTTGTCCCTGCTGAGAGGCTCCAGGGGGAAGCTGAGGTTATTGGCCTCAGCAAGAGAGCGCAGGTCAAAGTAATACTTGGCGTAGACGCTGGACGGCACATTGATATTGAACTGCAGCAATTCCAGGAACTGACGCTCCAGCTCATTCCTTttgccataaaaaaaaaaaagaagacgtgTGAGTTAGTTAATTAGTCTTATGCTATTTAAATAAAGGTTAGTTTGATTGGTAAAGCCAACATCTCACAGAGTGGCGTAGGGTGCACTGAGTAAATCCCCAGTACACCCACCAAACATAAGCCTCTTCTTTATGATAAAAGGGAATGCTATCTAAGCAAGGAACACTGAGCGTTATGTGTAAGAAAGAATTAATCCCACATCCTGAAAGTGCTATTGTCATGCAGTGCCTCGTGCTCAGCAGCTCTGTGATCCTCGGTGCAGCGTGATGACAGATGCTTTCATCTGTTACTCTTCAGTTGTGACCAAATCATTCTGCACTGTAACCACTAGCCATCTCTTCTTCCTACCCTTTGTTGCTCACCCACACATTTTCACAGCCACGCAGCAACAGACGGGCTAAATTTAGGCTCTGCTGTAGCCAAACTCTGCCTAATAGCGCtgctttttcttcatctttccTCATTCAGCCTGTTTtcatctgtttctttttgtgttgCTCTGCTCCTCAGTGTTCTCCCAAGACATTTCTACTGTTCAGTCAGTGGGTGGAACGTTAGATTTAGCAGGCTAAGTTCCAGAACAGGGCTTTAAACAGACTCAAATTGACCTTCTGAGGAAATCTCTGGTCAAATCATGAGCCACAGTCCGGTAAATTGCCATATGGGAGCACAGCAGATGTGCATACTGTGCTGCACTCACTGGAGAGAATCCTGAACAGGTGGATTACGCTCATTGCTCTGTGAATCTGAGCCCAAGGACAAGAACAGACATCCACTGATACAGAAAGATGTGAAAGCAGGAGGGGTCAGAGGTGGTGTCTACAGCACCGAGTCCCTCCTCAGAATAATCCACACAAGTAGATTTGAGGTTGACGTGGTAAATAAGACTGAGTTGTCTGTCTTCAGGCTTGAGAGGCATCTTCCCCGTTTTGTTCCAAATGCACCACAATCTAAGATCAAGCCCTtgacacaaaaatgaaactgacaTTTTTGTCCTGCAAACCCAGAAAACTGTGAATCTCTCACACTGTCAACTAGTTAGAAACTAACAAACTATAATGTTTTTAAGGCTTAATGACGTGATACCATGTGGGTTATTAACATTTTATGGGGAAAGAGACAAGAGGTAATCTGAAGTCCCTCAGACACTCTAAGCtcaagaacaaaataaaataataataatgtatactttattgatccccgtggggaaattcctctctgcatttaacccattcactcagtgaagcagtgggcagccaccaatctAGCGCCTGGGAGCAGTGTGtggggacggtaccttgctcagcgGTATCTCAGGGTAGCCATTCAGTGGATTTAAACCCCTGACCTTCCAATCATGGGgcgaccactctacctactgagctatccctgctcAGACCAAAGGCATTAGACGAAATGGCCAGAGACTCTCCCCTCAAAGACTCTTAGCAGCTTTTGAAAACAGGCTGACCACACAAAGTCCGGCTATTCTCAGGACAGAAAGACAAGTGCTGCTGTATCTGCCATCACCCCACTCAGCAACCATGAGTCAAAGAGGACGCATTTATTTACATGGCTGACACTCTGCCAGGGGTTTTCATGGCTGTGTGGCATTTTAGGAGCCGGGGGGGTGCTGCGATATTAAATCGTTAGCTGCTGCTTTAGTAAATTCTGGACAAATTCTGGATTATTTTTCTGCTGATTTCTGCATTGATTAATCAGTAAAACAATCTGCAGCATTATAGGTGATATAAATAACTGGTATAGTCCTCGTTTCAGGGCCATTGTGCTCCAAAGATGTGACCTAAACCTAAACATGCGACTGATGTACAGATTCTATAAGACACAATCCCTGCTGGAAATGTTTCACACTGAACATTCAGAGGAATATGCTACAGTATGTTctgaaatgttaatgttatTGAAACCATCATATGGTATAGTCAGTCATGTGATTCTGCACCTCCCACACAAGGACACTGGTTTCCCTTTTGAGAGAAGCTGTTGTCATGGAACCAGTCCAGACGTTTCCCAGTCATAAGATCACAGAAAAGAACAGAGCATgtggggaaaacaaaaaaaaggactaAATATCTTTGATTTCAGCTGCTGCCATCAGTtaataatgttttatttctctTAGTAACAAATCAAGTGTTTTAGCTGATTTATTCCATCCAAATAGTTAAACAATAAACTGTTTCTATGTTCTTAAACAACCatgtaatgaaaataaaatgtcaggCTTTAGCTTTTATCACCAACTCAGCTGTTTTAGTGCAGAAATAACTGCAGACGTCTTCTGCAACTGACCTGAGTCTATAGGTATATAGCTCTACGCTGCTGATGTCAATAAACTGACTCACATGTCCTCCACAGTGATATCCTTGAGAATTTGGCAGTAGTCGACGTTCCAAACCGCCTGGTCGTCCCAGACTTTGGAAGCCAGGAGGATGGCTCCCAACACGATCCGCTTCCAATTGGCAGGGCAAATGTCGATCTCTGCGTAGGTCAGGAGTCTCTCCAAATACACCTTAGACAAAGAGATTTGTCACAAGTAAGCATCTTGAAATAAAACAGTTAttttagcacaaaaacaaagctgaaaaaCTCTGAATTTTGCCTTTTGTTTAACAGCTTGCATCGACTAGCATTAACAGCATCAAGTCAGTTTCCCACAACTAAAATATCCTACACGCAGGGTCAAAAGAGTCAGATTGCTAAACTGCTATCACTCTGTGTTTTCCTTCACCCACGGGTGTAACGCTAACACAAGGTACAAAAGATAAGCAAGTAAACACCACGTTAATAATCATATCGAGCCTTTGTTTCCTCTGGGTTTCCTGTGTTTAATTACCCTCTGTTCTCCCTGCCTTTGTTTGTCTGAAGGGTTAGTTTGCTGCTTTACAGTTTTGCAGTCTCCTGCCTACTCCTCCTCCATGATGTCAGAGGCTGATGAAATCCAGCTTCCCCGGAGCTCCCTCATGAAATATCCATGCCAATCGAACGCCTGCACcgtctccttctctctccttcGAAATAATTCCCACAGTCTACACGGCAGAAAGCGCACAGAACACACAGACACCTGATCCTCACAAGCCAAAGCATTTGTGCAGATGTTAAATCTTCTGATCCACTCATCATCATTTTGTTACAGTACAAGAGAGAAGGTCTTCTGTTAGATTTTATGGATTGAACTGTGAAAGCTGGAATAGTTAGTGCACAAAGCCCACATTCAGCTTTCATGTACAGTGAAAGATTTAAAAGTACACAAGCTTAGATTTGTCATTTCTTACTTTACTTTCTTTGCATTTTAACAGCCATACCGTTTTCAGCATGCATACCCTGAGGTACATCCtaataaatatttcagttttcagactAACAAGGATGGCAGGTTGTGAAATGGAAATTAATAAGTTCTTTTACGCCACTTTGCAGCCCTGTTTGTCACAGCTCAGGTGGCTAATTAGACAAGTCGTGCTCAGTGGGGCGTCCTGCCTGAAGACAATACCAGCCTGTTTCTGCTGTAGCCCAAAACTGACAGCAAGTGACAAACACTGACAAATGAAAGAAGACTACATCCTGGCATAGCTGCTTCAATTTCAGGATGCTAAGCTTGCTCAGCTTGTCTGATAATAAAACACAGTAACTTAATCTACTACAATAAGCTTGTCTGTTTTTTCCGTCCCTCAAGAGAAAAACTGATTCGTCTTCCCAGAGGATGACGTGCTCACTCTCTGGGTCTCTTTCTTTtccatcctctctctcctcaCCTCTGATGTAATAACTTGGGGAAAGCAAGACGCCCAGCTTTCATCTCAACTCCCCTGTCTAAATTTAGCCGTGTCAGCTAAGCTACACCAATAACCACCAGCCAACAGCTCCATTCAATTACTGACAGCATGGCAGAGTTTACACTGGAGAGCTGCAGGAGGCACGCCGTGTGCCGGGCTCTGTGTGCATCTGTCGCTCTCGTCCACCTGAACATGGACAAAGACGCACACACCGAGAACGTAACAGACACAGTGACTGTTTTTCAGTTACTCTCTGGACAAGTAGAaacacccacacatacacagttaACACATTTGTCCATCTGTCATGAAGCACAGAAACCTAACACCAGGCCCCTGGGCTAGCCACATTAACAATGCACTTTGCTGGCCTCTAGAGACCCACGTGTTAGCCAGAGTGACAAAGTGtagaaagaaatgtttctgggCAGATGAGTGGAGAAGGGGAGAGAGTCCATGTCCAAGCACACATGACTTACACAAGCTAGTAAAACATATACAAGTAGCAGCTACTTTCAGCGCCGCATATTTGAGttggcagatttttacacaGGGTGctcttcctgatgcaaccctgaaggatttgtgtctcctcccggTGTCAAACCAAGGACCTTTCATATGTTACACAAATGTGTAAACTGCTACACAGTGGAGCCAGAAAATAATACGTCAGTAAAAACAGACACTAGAGCTAAACTGATTCTTTCCTAATTGTGCCATCAAATCAAACGTAAAGATAAACTATTAAACTGCTTAAGGCTTTAGTACAGAGAGACATAAAGAATGTGATATGCTCtgaaggagagagaagaaacaagAAGCACAGGTGAGCACACAGGATGTCATAAGTCATAGGGGGAGAGCCCACTGTATGCCAAAGCACCAATTATATTCTAATTATACACTTGCTACAGGCGCAGGCAGACCTCATACTGAAGTAATTCTGAGTGGAGACTAAACGGATTAAACTGCTACAAATCTGTTACTGAACTTTCAGCTCTGTCTCGTGGCTTCGTTTGTGCAACATTCTCCAGAAGGACAAACGGGCTGTTTCATATCATACAAAGAAGAAGAGTGAAAAATAAAGAGAGCCAACAATCTAAGGAcagcagaaaacaagacagGCAGAAGCAATACTCCCTCCTAGTGTCAGCACTGAATTAGACTCACAGTCCTAATTCTCCTAATTCCTATCTGTCTCCCACGCTCTTGCGCTCCTTGATGATGTTAACTCTGTGTGGAGTCATGCTTCGAGTTGCTGAAGGGTCTCTTAATTAGGTTGTAACCGCAGGCTCTGGACACCCTTGTCTTCCTCCAATACAAACAGGAACTTCTAATCACttgaaagtattttttttccttctttgcttttgttttttgttaaaagaaaacaaaaagtttgcatttcattttgtttataaCTGCATCAATGCAAAAATAATGACATTCACAGAGTGTGGCTGTATTCAGTGGTGGGGAGGGTTTTATAATCCACTTCCACTCAGGGCCAGCTCTTAATGTGATGGTCCCTCCAAGCAAACATGTAAATGGAGTCAAACagcccttttccattagtacctgcTCGGGTTGGCTCGGCAC
It contains:
- the ccny gene encoding cyclin-Y isoform X7, coding for MEYNPSDHPRASTIFLSKSQTDVREKRKSLYINHHYPGPVRRKYSSCSTIFLDDSTVSQPNLKYTIKCVALAIYYHIKNRDIDGRMLLDIFDEKLHPLSKSEVPADYDKHDPEQKQIYRFVRTLFSAAQLTAECAIVTLVYLERLLTYAEIDICPANWKRIVLGAILLASKVWDDQAVWNVDYCQILKDITVEDMNELERQFLELLQFNINVPSSVYAKYYFDLRSLAEANNLSFPLEPLSRDKAQKLEAISRLCDDKYKDLRKLAKKRSVSADNLTVVRWCPAIIS
- the ccny gene encoding cyclin-Y isoform X6, giving the protein MEYNPSDHPRASTIFLSKSQTDVREKRKSLYINHFTHISENKHYPGPVRRKYSSCSTIFLDDSTVSQPNLKYTIKCVALAIYYHIKNRDIDGRMLLDIFDEKLHPLSKSEVPADYDKHDPEQKQIYRFVRTLFSAAQLTAECAIVTLVYLERLLTYAEIDICPANWKRIVLGAILLASKVWDDQAVWNVDYCQILKDITVEDMNELERQFLELLQFNINVPSSVYAKYYFDLRSLAEANNLSFPLEPLSRDKAQKLEAISRLCDDKYKDLRKLAKKRSVSADNLTVVRWCPAIIS